In one Aquila chrysaetos chrysaetos chromosome 24, bAquChr1.4, whole genome shotgun sequence genomic region, the following are encoded:
- the TMEM268 gene encoding transmembrane protein 268 isoform X2, whose protein sequence is MMRMKDIGGREGEERPNGQVLMVLSVDNNCSATSFDMELCAEKLKSLGVQVAEDQWRRLIQDAVLKPEVRRYLFYNSRAFQIAIAVVFYMSLWTNIYSTVQLCSFGRYWEASVLVTLAAVAVTVVVILVIDCRQRKINVNTDVRLAAVNEIFIKHHLIVGITDALDGPHNILQLWFVHFSPERCLQSLAAHITDLQRTRESGLQHSLDQLCVVMEAVVRPDLGTEEEASREESPLLSSGVNPNKEPVTCNELLHLVPKGPPEVMAQQLLVIFSGCYVRLLVTGRLPRAVAGGHLEHSSVPCLCQFIKTTALNTHQSWFMGR, encoded by the exons ATGATGAGGATGAAGGACATAggtgggagagaaggggaag AACGCCCCAATGGCCAGGTGCTCATGGTGCTCAGCGTGGACAACAACTGCTCAGCCACCTCCTTTGACATGGAGCTTTGTGCAGAGAAATTGAAGTCCCTTGGGGTTCAG GTGGCAGAGGATCAGTGGAGAAGGTTAATCCAGGATGCTGTCCTGAAGCCTGAAGTGAGACGGTACCTGTTCTACAACTCCAGAGCATTCCAGATAGCCATCGCCGTG GTTTTCTACATGTCTCTCTGGACAAACATTTACTCCACAGTCCAGCTGTGTTCCTTCGGACGCTACTGGGAGGCCAGCGTGCTGGTGACCCTGGCTGCTGTAGCAGTCACTGTAGTTGTGATACTGGTTATCGATTGTCGCCAGAGGAAG ATAAACGTGAATACAGATGTGAGGCTAGCAGCTGTCAATGAAATCTTTATCAAACACCATTTAATAGTAGGGATTACAGATGCCCTGGATGGACCACATAACATCCTACAA CTGTGGTTCGTGCACTTCAGCCCGGAGCGCTGCCTCCAGTCCTTGGCAGCCCACATCACGGACCTGCAGAGGACGCGAGAG tcAGGCTTGCAGCACAGCCTGGACCAGCTCTGTGTGGTTATGGAGGCGGTGGTTCGGCCTGACCTGGGGACGGAGGAGGAGGCTTCGCGTGAAGAGTCCCCTCTTTTATCCAGTGGAGTGAATCCAAATAAAGAGCCCGTGACATGCAACGAGCTGCTCCACCTCGTTCCCAAGGGCCCACCAGAG GTGATggcccagcagctcctggttATCTTCAGCGGATGCTACGTCCGGCTCCTGGTCACCGGCCGTCTCCCTCGGGCCGTGGCAGGGGGGCACCTGGAGCACAGCAGCGTGCCCTGTCTCTGCCAGTTCATCAAGACCACCGCGCTCAACACACACCAGAGCTGGTTCATGGGCAGGTGA
- the TMEM268 gene encoding transmembrane protein 268 isoform X4, with translation MAHKSQAGGIEKNRSLSSILYCKSDLKDGSMQWAKERPNGQVLMVLSVDNNCSATSFDMELCAEKLKSLGVQVAEDQWRRLIQDAVLKPEVRRYLFYNSRAFQIAIAVVFYMSLWTNIYSTVQLCSFGRYWEASVLVTLAAVAVTVVVILVIDCRQRKINVNTDVRLAAVNEIFIKHHLIVGITDALDGPHNILQLWFVHFSPERCLQSLAAHITDLQRTREVMAQQLLVIFSGCYVRLLVTGRLPRAVAGGHLEHSSVPCLCQFIKTTALNTHQSWFMGR, from the exons ATGGCCCATAAAAGCCAAGCTGGTGGGATTGAGAAAAACAGGTCGCTTTCCTCCATCCTCTACTGTAAGAGTGATTTAAAGGACGGATCCATGCAGTGGGCGAAAG AACGCCCCAATGGCCAGGTGCTCATGGTGCTCAGCGTGGACAACAACTGCTCAGCCACCTCCTTTGACATGGAGCTTTGTGCAGAGAAATTGAAGTCCCTTGGGGTTCAG GTGGCAGAGGATCAGTGGAGAAGGTTAATCCAGGATGCTGTCCTGAAGCCTGAAGTGAGACGGTACCTGTTCTACAACTCCAGAGCATTCCAGATAGCCATCGCCGTG GTTTTCTACATGTCTCTCTGGACAAACATTTACTCCACAGTCCAGCTGTGTTCCTTCGGACGCTACTGGGAGGCCAGCGTGCTGGTGACCCTGGCTGCTGTAGCAGTCACTGTAGTTGTGATACTGGTTATCGATTGTCGCCAGAGGAAG ATAAACGTGAATACAGATGTGAGGCTAGCAGCTGTCAATGAAATCTTTATCAAACACCATTTAATAGTAGGGATTACAGATGCCCTGGATGGACCACATAACATCCTACAA CTGTGGTTCGTGCACTTCAGCCCGGAGCGCTGCCTCCAGTCCTTGGCAGCCCACATCACGGACCTGCAGAGGACGCGAGAG GTGATggcccagcagctcctggttATCTTCAGCGGATGCTACGTCCGGCTCCTGGTCACCGGCCGTCTCCCTCGGGCCGTGGCAGGGGGGCACCTGGAGCACAGCAGCGTGCCCTGTCTCTGCCAGTTCATCAAGACCACCGCGCTCAACACACACCAGAGCTGGTTCATGGGCAGGTGA
- the TMEM268 gene encoding transmembrane protein 268 isoform X3, translating to MVLSVDNNCSATSFDMELCAEKLKSLGVQVAEDQWRRLIQDAVLKPEVRRYLFYNSRAFQIAIAVVFYMSLWTNIYSTVQLCSFGRYWEASVLVTLAAVAVTVVVILVIDCRQRKINVNTDVRLAAVNEIFIKHHLIVGITDALDGPHNILQLWFVHFSPERCLQSLAAHITDLQRTRESGLQHSLDQLCVVMEAVVRPDLGTEEEASREESPLLSSGVNPNKEPVTCNELLHLVPKGPPEVMAQQLLVIFSGCYVRLLVTGRLPRAVAGGHLEHSSVPCLCQFIKTTALNTHQSWFMGR from the exons ATGGTGCTCAGCGTGGACAACAACTGCTCAGCCACCTCCTTTGACATGGAGCTTTGTGCAGAGAAATTGAAGTCCCTTGGGGTTCAG GTGGCAGAGGATCAGTGGAGAAGGTTAATCCAGGATGCTGTCCTGAAGCCTGAAGTGAGACGGTACCTGTTCTACAACTCCAGAGCATTCCAGATAGCCATCGCCGTG GTTTTCTACATGTCTCTCTGGACAAACATTTACTCCACAGTCCAGCTGTGTTCCTTCGGACGCTACTGGGAGGCCAGCGTGCTGGTGACCCTGGCTGCTGTAGCAGTCACTGTAGTTGTGATACTGGTTATCGATTGTCGCCAGAGGAAG ATAAACGTGAATACAGATGTGAGGCTAGCAGCTGTCAATGAAATCTTTATCAAACACCATTTAATAGTAGGGATTACAGATGCCCTGGATGGACCACATAACATCCTACAA CTGTGGTTCGTGCACTTCAGCCCGGAGCGCTGCCTCCAGTCCTTGGCAGCCCACATCACGGACCTGCAGAGGACGCGAGAG tcAGGCTTGCAGCACAGCCTGGACCAGCTCTGTGTGGTTATGGAGGCGGTGGTTCGGCCTGACCTGGGGACGGAGGAGGAGGCTTCGCGTGAAGAGTCCCCTCTTTTATCCAGTGGAGTGAATCCAAATAAAGAGCCCGTGACATGCAACGAGCTGCTCCACCTCGTTCCCAAGGGCCCACCAGAG GTGATggcccagcagctcctggttATCTTCAGCGGATGCTACGTCCGGCTCCTGGTCACCGGCCGTCTCCCTCGGGCCGTGGCAGGGGGGCACCTGGAGCACAGCAGCGTGCCCTGTCTCTGCCAGTTCATCAAGACCACCGCGCTCAACACACACCAGAGCTGGTTCATGGGCAGGTGA
- the TMEM268 gene encoding transmembrane protein 268 isoform X1, whose amino-acid sequence MAHKSQAGGIEKNRSLSSILYCKSDLKDGSMQWAKERPNGQVLMVLSVDNNCSATSFDMELCAEKLKSLGVQVAEDQWRRLIQDAVLKPEVRRYLFYNSRAFQIAIAVVFYMSLWTNIYSTVQLCSFGRYWEASVLVTLAAVAVTVVVILVIDCRQRKINVNTDVRLAAVNEIFIKHHLIVGITDALDGPHNILQLWFVHFSPERCLQSLAAHITDLQRTRESGLQHSLDQLCVVMEAVVRPDLGTEEEASREESPLLSSGVNPNKEPVTCNELLHLVPKGPPEVMAQQLLVIFSGCYVRLLVTGRLPRAVAGGHLEHSSVPCLCQFIKTTALNTHQSWFMGR is encoded by the exons ATGGCCCATAAAAGCCAAGCTGGTGGGATTGAGAAAAACAGGTCGCTTTCCTCCATCCTCTACTGTAAGAGTGATTTAAAGGACGGATCCATGCAGTGGGCGAAAG AACGCCCCAATGGCCAGGTGCTCATGGTGCTCAGCGTGGACAACAACTGCTCAGCCACCTCCTTTGACATGGAGCTTTGTGCAGAGAAATTGAAGTCCCTTGGGGTTCAG GTGGCAGAGGATCAGTGGAGAAGGTTAATCCAGGATGCTGTCCTGAAGCCTGAAGTGAGACGGTACCTGTTCTACAACTCCAGAGCATTCCAGATAGCCATCGCCGTG GTTTTCTACATGTCTCTCTGGACAAACATTTACTCCACAGTCCAGCTGTGTTCCTTCGGACGCTACTGGGAGGCCAGCGTGCTGGTGACCCTGGCTGCTGTAGCAGTCACTGTAGTTGTGATACTGGTTATCGATTGTCGCCAGAGGAAG ATAAACGTGAATACAGATGTGAGGCTAGCAGCTGTCAATGAAATCTTTATCAAACACCATTTAATAGTAGGGATTACAGATGCCCTGGATGGACCACATAACATCCTACAA CTGTGGTTCGTGCACTTCAGCCCGGAGCGCTGCCTCCAGTCCTTGGCAGCCCACATCACGGACCTGCAGAGGACGCGAGAG tcAGGCTTGCAGCACAGCCTGGACCAGCTCTGTGTGGTTATGGAGGCGGTGGTTCGGCCTGACCTGGGGACGGAGGAGGAGGCTTCGCGTGAAGAGTCCCCTCTTTTATCCAGTGGAGTGAATCCAAATAAAGAGCCCGTGACATGCAACGAGCTGCTCCACCTCGTTCCCAAGGGCCCACCAGAG GTGATggcccagcagctcctggttATCTTCAGCGGATGCTACGTCCGGCTCCTGGTCACCGGCCGTCTCCCTCGGGCCGTGGCAGGGGGGCACCTGGAGCACAGCAGCGTGCCCTGTCTCTGCCAGTTCATCAAGACCACCGCGCTCAACACACACCAGAGCTGGTTCATGGGCAGGTGA